In the genome of Coxiella burnetii, the window ATAAAACAGTTTCCGTTTTCCTACGCCGACGCTTTCGCGCTCCCAATTTTTCCAGCGCGCCTTTGGCTCGCGCATGGGCAATTTCAGCCGCTAAATGAATAGCTAAGGTTACGCAAAAAGCCTCTTCCTCTTCCGCAAAATGGTGGCTCTCTAACTGTTGGATCACCAATATTCCCAACAATTCACCTTGCTCGATGATAGGAATCCCTAAAAAGCCGTGATAGTCTTCTTCCCCCAATTCGGGACGGTGTTTATAGGCAGGATGAAGGGGTGCATCAGCGAGGTTGATCGGCTCCTCGCGCTCACCCACCAATCCAATTAATCCTTCACCGAATTTAAGGCGTAGTTTGCCCACTTGTTTGCTGTTTAATCCTTGGGTTGCCATTAATACATATTCACCGTGCACGTCATCGCAAATAAAAAGACTACAGGCATCGGCCGGCAACGCTTCGCACAAGCGAACAACCACTAGCTTAAGCGCTTGCTCTAAATTGGGAGCAGCGTTAACTTCTTGCGTGATTTGGCGAAGGATTTTCAGCATATTCATATTATCGAATAAACTCCGCAAATTCGGTTAATACTTTCTGATAAACGTCTCGCTTAAACTCAACGACGTGGTCCACCGGATACCAATAATCAACCCACCGCCATTGATCAAATTCCGGCTGCGAACAATGATCTAAAGAGATGGCGTCGTCCTTTCCAGTAAATTGTAATAAAAACCATTTTTGCCGCTGTCCGATACATACCGGCCCGCGATGCTCGGGGCGGCGAAATTTTTTAGGCAGTCGATAACTTATCCATTGACGTGTCTCACGAAGGTAAATAACATCATGAGGACTCAGTCCCACTTCTTCATCTAATTCCCGATTCAATGCCTCACGCAAGGTTTCGTTGGGTAACAATCCGCCTTGAGGGAATTGCCAAGCGTCAGGATTACCCACCCGGCGCCCCCACAATAGCTCCCCTTGCCGGTTCATGATCACCATCCCGACGCCTAACCGAAAGCCGCGTTTGTCAATAACAATATCATTCATCATCTTAACCCATTGTTTCATTGTAGTACTACTTGTCCCTCGCCTATCGTTCCCAAAAGGGGTAAAAACTAAAACCCCGTCGTCCCCGCGCACACGTGCGCAGCGCACCGAAGGTGCGCCTGGATTCCCGCCTGCGCGGGAATAACGATTAAAAAACGAACCTTGATATAGTCTTCCTATTCCGGATCGTTTTTCCATTAGCCTTAATTTCTAACCCATCGTCGTCCCCGCGCAGGCGGGGACCCAGCGCACTAAGTGCGCAGCGCGCTAAAAGCGCGCCTAAATTCCCACGCGTAAATGACGAAGCCTAAAATTGAAAGTGTTGTGACTTGTGGGTAAGAATATGTCCCCATTTTATCCACAGCTTTCCCCCACCTTACTCTACTTGCAATTCACACTAAAACACATTATCTTGTGTTTAACAACTTAAAAAATGCCTATATATTGTGGCTCAAGGAGGACCCAATCGGCGAGGCTGTGAAGCCTAAAATCAATTATTTACCCCCAAACCAATGAAAAAAACTCGGAGATTTTCTCATGGAAATTAATGTAAAAGAAAACAGATCAACGCTCGGTGGTGGCAACTCCGATGGGAATCTGCTCGAAGCCATTCAACCTGGCCAATTGCGAGTGGTTAAACGCGACGGACGGGTCGTGAAATACGACGCTAACCGGATCACGATCGCCATGAAAAAAGCCTTTTTAGCCGTTGAGGGGGAAACAGCGGCTGAATCAGGCCGCGTTCAAGAAATCGTGTCGCGACTGACCGATCAGATTACCGATCTTTTCCACAAACGCTGGCCATCCGGCGGCGCCGTTCATATTGAAACGATTCAAGACAAGGTGGAACTGGCACTCATGTACGCCGGCTTGCACAAAGCCGCTCGCGCTTACGTGCTCTATCGAGAAGAGCGTCGTAAACAACGTGAAGAACAAAAAGCCAGCGAAGCCGAAAATACTATTCACATCACCCTCGACGATGGCGCTACCATCCTGCTGGACCAATCTTGGCTTGCGCGCATGGTGCACTCCGCTTGCAGCGATTTAGAAGGTGTCGACGCCGTTAAAATCCTTGAAGAAACGAAAAATAATTTATTCGACGGAGTCGCGTTAAAAGATGTTTACAAAGGGCTCGTCATGACGGCGCGCACCTTGGTGGAAAACGAACCGAATTACACTTATGTAACCGCGCGTTTATTGCTGCATGATTTATACCGCGAAGTGCTAAATGGACTTAACCTCCCGCAGGATTTAATGCACGAAGACATTGCCCATTATTACCCCGAGGCATTCAAAAATTTTATCCGCCACGGCATCGAGACTGAACATCTGCATCCCAATTTACAAACTTTTGATTTGAATTATTTAGCCCAAGCACTAAAACCCGAACGCGATCAACAATTTACTTATTTAAGCCTGCAAACGCTTTATGATCGTTATTTAATTCATCACCAACAGGTGCGCATTGAATTGCCCCAAGTTTTTTTCATGCGAGTCGCTATGGGCTTAGCTCAAAGTGAAGGCGAAGCGCGCAACCAACGTGCGGTTGAGTTTTATAATGTTCTTTCTTCGTTCGATTTTATGAGCTCAACCCCAACCTTATTTAATTCAGGCACCGTTTTTCCGCAGCTTTCCAGTTGTTTTTTAACGACAGTCCCGGACAGTTTAGATGGCATTTACGGCGCGCTTAAAGACAATGCTTTGCTTTCAAAATACGCGGGCGGGTTAGGCAACGATTGGACGCCGGTGCGAGCGATGGGCGCTTACATTAAAGGCACCAATGGAAAATCGTTAGGCGTTGTGCCGTTTCTCAACGTGGCGGATGCAACGGCGATTGCTGTCAACCAAGGTGGTAAACGCAAAGGCGCTGTTTGCGCTTATTTAGAAACGTGGCACATGGACATCGAAGAATTTTTGGATTTGCGTAAAAATACAGGCGATGATCGCCGCCGCACCCACGATATGAATACAGCTAATTGGATTCCCGATTTATTTATGAAGCGGGTATTTGAGGATGGGCAGTGGACTTTATTTTCTCCCGACGAGGTACCTGATTTACACGATAAATTTGGAGAAGCCTTTGAAATCGCCTACGTTGCCTACGAAGAAAAAGCACATCGCGGCGAAATTCGCTCAAAAACTATTTCCGCCCTTTCATTGTGGCGAAAGATTTTAAGCATGCTGTTTGAGACAGGGCATCCTTGGGTGACTTTCAAAGACGCTTGCAATATTCGTTCGCCGCAACAACACGTTGGCGTTATTCATAG includes:
- a CDS encoding RNA pyrophosphohydrolase, which produces MKQWVKMMNDIVIDKRGFRLGVGMVIMNRQGELLWGRRVGNPDAWQFPQGGLLPNETLREALNRELDEEVGLSPHDVIYLRETRQWISYRLPKKFRRPEHRGPVCIGQRQKWFLLQFTGKDDAISLDHCSQPEFDQWRWVDYWYPVDHVVEFKRDVYQKVLTEFAEFIR
- a CDS encoding ribonucleoside-diphosphate reductase subunit alpha — translated: MEINVKENRSTLGGGNSDGNLLEAIQPGQLRVVKRDGRVVKYDANRITIAMKKAFLAVEGETAAESGRVQEIVSRLTDQITDLFHKRWPSGGAVHIETIQDKVELALMYAGLHKAARAYVLYREERRKQREEQKASEAENTIHITLDDGATILLDQSWLARMVHSACSDLEGVDAVKILEETKNNLFDGVALKDVYKGLVMTARTLVENEPNYTYVTARLLLHDLYREVLNGLNLPQDLMHEDIAHYYPEAFKNFIRHGIETEHLHPNLQTFDLNYLAQALKPERDQQFTYLSLQTLYDRYLIHHQQVRIELPQVFFMRVAMGLAQSEGEARNQRAVEFYNVLSSFDFMSSTPTLFNSGTVFPQLSSCFLTTVPDSLDGIYGALKDNALLSKYAGGLGNDWTPVRAMGAYIKGTNGKSLGVVPFLNVADATAIAVNQGGKRKGAVCAYLETWHMDIEEFLDLRKNTGDDRRRTHDMNTANWIPDLFMKRVFEDGQWTLFSPDEVPDLHDKFGEAFEIAYVAYEEKAHRGEIRSKTISALSLWRKILSMLFETGHPWVTFKDACNIRSPQQHVGVIHSSNLCTEITLNTSREEIAVCNLGSINLVNHMKDGKLDTEKLARTTKTAIRMLDNVIDINYYSVPQARTSNLKHRPIGLGLMGFQDALYLQNIPYASEAAVQFADQSMETISYYAIQASMELAKERGPYETFNNSLWSQGILPIDSIQLLKKSRGKYFEQNTDQTLDWNALRKQVVAHGMRNSNVMAIAPTATISNICGISQSIEPTYQNLFVKSNLSGEFTVINPYLVRELKSRQLWDNVMVHDLKYYNGSVQKIDRIPAELKKLYATAFEVEPRWLVEAASRRQKWIDQAQSLNLYMAEPSGKKLDVLYRMAWLRGLKTTYYLRSMGATGTEKATIHDTTLNAVTGQNNPNACAIDDPDCEACQ